Sequence from the Phragmites australis chromosome 11, lpPhrAust1.1, whole genome shotgun sequence genome:
CCGGTATATGCTCCAGGAGCATGACAGGGACTTGTAAGTTGACATGAGCATCAACAGAAACAGCTAACTACTTGTTAATATAGCTTTTACACGCCTACCCCCTCAAAGGAGTTGTCTATTACTTTCACTTAATACTGCTGGTCCTTGAGACCACAGTTTTATGTACTGTATATAAACAAAACAAAGCATTTGCACTGGTGATCGATTGGGCCTACCTCAAAATATATTGTTATTGGTTGGCTGCAAAAAACATCTTAGCAAAAATATTTCAATGCTTTCGTTTGTGTTTACTGCCTGATTCTTACAAAATTTCCTGGTATGTGTCATATATGGCCCCCTGGACCCAAGGCAATGGTTTAAAATCCCGATACTGTGATGAGGTATTTAGTAGATTGGAATTTTTCTCATATCTGTTTGTTTGAACAGGGAAACATGGTGCAACCATCCTTGGTATCAGAATATGACCTTGGAGGAGAAGGAGACCTGTTCAAAGCTCCAGAACCCATCATTGAGGAACCACTGCTTAGCCTTGATCCAGTTGCCGCTGCCATTTCAATGATGTCTGGTAGCGAAAGTGCAATGGATGAAACCATCAAGGCTGCAGACATTGGCACCATTCAAAATGATCCTCTTCTAAGTGAGGTGCTATATGAGTGCGAGAAGGAACTCATGGAGGAGTCTGCAATCGAAGAGACGATTTCTGAACTGCTGGATGTTAAGATTCCCATGCTGCAAGTCGAAGAAATCCCAAGGCAAGCTGAAGAAGTTCTTAGACAGGTCAAACTCCCGACCATGGAGAAAGAGAAATCGTCCGTTCCTGAATGTTCACTCCAGAAGAGTGTCAGTTCTGGATGCCTTAACTCAGCCGATTGGATGAATGGACCAATCAGGCCAAACTTTTTGGGATTTCAAGGACTGGACTTCGAGGTAGCATTTGGGTTGAGGAGAGCGTACAGCGAAGGAGACATTCAGGTCCGATAAATGCCTCCTTCTCTTGTAGTATACAAAtaaggaattttttttagggaaagaAAGCACTGACagtataaagttttttttttttaaacacagCTGTTGAGAAAAGAAACGTTGAGATAGgaaccaaaaccaaaaaacATTGTCTTTTCTCTTGCATTGGACATGCTTATGGCAAGGCAATGCTTTGCTTAAAGGTTGTTAAAGCTATGACTCCGATTTCACATGTTACTATTTCTGCCCAAAGCAACCTATTTCTTAGTGATTTAGATGGTACAAGACATTCCTATTCTGCACAAGTAGTCAGTTATCTTCGAAGCAACTCTTGTGTGCGAGTTTTCAGTATTCCTGATTTTGGTCTTAAATCACTTCAATCCAACGGTTGATGCTGTTCTATGATCAAGATATGTGCAAATGGAAAATCTGCTAGATGCTAATGTAACAAGGAGAAAACTTTCCTAGTTGCATGTATGCAACTGTGAAATGACACTTATACTGTATGGTGTTGTTGCTATGAGCTTAGTCTTGCAAACTTTATGGCCTCGTATGAGTTCAGGGGCttatgattttcatttttgaCAGAATCTCGGAGCCAACACCCCTCGACCAGCAAATGCAGCAAATGTTCAAACATCTTGTGACAGGCTTGAAACCATTAGTGACCTGAAGACTGAAgaaaggaagcaaaagctttcCAGGTACagaaagaagaagatcaagagaaACTTTGGCAGAAAGATCAAGGTATAAGCCTCTAGTTCTCAATTTCTTTTCCTCGATGTAAAAGAACAAGAGTACATAGGTTTAGCCTGTTGATGCAGGACAAGTGACAGAATGTTTTGCTTTACAGTATGCTTGCAGGAAAGCTCTGGCAGACAGCCAGCCAAGAGTGCGAGGAAGGTTTGCCAAGATTGAGGAATGTGACCTGCTGAAGCCGAGGAAGTAGATGGAGAGGTGGCCAAGCTTGCAAGGAATCCACTCGAGAGCTTGATGGAGCTTTGGCTTCTAGAAGCTTCTGGAGATGAAGGTGCACCACCTTCTGCGATGGAGGTGGAGAGACATTGTGTTGCCCGTCGGAATTAATTCAGTTGTTCAATCAATCTCCTCTTTTCCGGGCTGCATTCTATTTCCCTTGtgtaataatatgctttgcTGCAAGGGAGTGAAGAGCTGAAATCTCCTGTACAAAGGCTTGAACATGACAATAAAACTCAGCTCCCCTCTTGCTTGGCATGTAATCTTAATCTAAATATTATCATTGCACTCTTCTGATGATCGTTGATACCTCTTGATGAGTTATGAACTGTCAGAATGAATTCAACTTGCTGTCTTCACATCAGAATTTCACGACACGGTACAGGTTGAACTATATGGCAGTTGCTTCTTATGCAGTGCATTCTCTAGGTCATCGAAAGGGGGGAAATAATTTCTAACCTTtggtgttcttcggatgcttTTAGTACTTGTCTCAACTGATGTTGCTCAGAGTTGTTAGGTAGAGGTTTGCTGTAGTCTGTTCCTTGATAGATGTTTctctaaataaattttgttgtcGGGTATTATGCACGTTGGTTTTCCTAACATGTACTTCTGTACTATAATGCTTTCTATAAAAATGGAGTCATGCTTTGGTCTAAATAATTTCTAACCATCTTGAAGGAAAGAGAGCTTCTATCAGACGAGTTTCAACACCAAGATGCCCCGGCTTGCAACGGTGCAAGGCACTGGAGTATATTAAGATGGGAGTGATGTGTATAGCAGCATAATATAGATGGGTGCCACAAAATTCTCTCCATAGACAGGACGTTTAGAAATTGATAAGAGCCATGATCACTAGTCTTGTTGTTTTCACAAGTTTTGTTGAATGTTCAACCCCATAGCTCTAGAAAACATCGTACTCACACCCAAAAACGAAAAGGAAAATAGACAGACGGCCATCATGAGAGTAGGACATTGGAGGATAGATCCGAGGAAACATCTGCATCGCCATCTTGGAACACATGACTGAAGGTGATAGCTTGATTTGAACATCACGATTACTCAGTGCACGCTCTACATTTGAAGGTACATTTCCTCCGGCCTTATTGCATCAGATGGTCATAATCCAACTCAAAAGTGACGTACACAACCTTATTACATTCTGCCTTGGTCTATCGGCAATTATGAAAAGCAAGAGGAAATGAAAAACGAAATGATTCACCCGTTAGTTCACCCCGTAAATCCACTTCTCTGTGTTGCTGGTGTAAGAGACAAGCTCCTTGGGCTCAAACCAGAGAGCAATTTCATCCTTTGCTGTCTCCGGGCCATCGCTTCCATGAATGATGTTTCTGGTGTTGAAGTGATGGGACGTGAGTCCAAAGGAATTCTAGGAGTGCATGATGACATTAAAGAAATGCAGGATTGAATTTTCAGATCCTATGCGTGgacagaaaataaaatgaaagctAGGTAATGTAGCAAATCAAGTCCTATTTCCAGCTTCCCAATCTACCATTAAGCAGTGAAAATTTGACAGGTATCTTGATGATTAAACAATACCTTCCAACAACAACAGCAAGATCACCCCTGATAGTTCCTGGTTCAGATTTCTGCGGGTCTGTAGCGCCAATTAGCTTTCTCCCATACTTGATAACACCCTCTCCTTCCCAAACCTACAGAAATATGGTACCAACTTACATATTATTCCTGTTGTCCCCTACAGAGACAAAGGATCTACTTACCATCGCAAGTACTGGGCCAGAGCTTAGAAAGTCGCACAATCCATTGAAGAAAGGTCTGTCTTTGAGATCATGATAGTGCTTCTGAGCAAATTCTTTGGATGGAACAATCAGCTTGATGGCAACAAGCTTGTACCCTTTTCTCTCAAATCGGGATACGATCTCAGAAATCTGTGCCAAGATTGAATAGATGCATCATACTCCAATAGGAAATTAGTTACCATTTAACAACAAACAGAGACGAGACTAAACATTGTAACTTGTGACGGGCTGCATAACTGAAATGGTTTACATATCAGCCTGCCTATAACTAGCTGCGCACCATAAAACCATGGCCATTTCTTTCTGGGATAAACCTGGCATTACATTGGGCCAGAGCACCCAACTGTTGATACCACCGAATTCAAGAAAAGGCCCAGCCAGTTAGGAAGAGTCAAATAAAGAAGACAGAAATTTCTGTTTAAAAAGGTTTTGTCCTAGGTGTgttcgaggaaaaaaaaaaggttttgtCCTAGGTGGTTATGAATATGCATCCGTATGGTATCCGGTATAGATTAGTTGTCAATGAGAACCTCGAGGTAGATCATGAGGACACAAGGCTGCACGTCAAATAAAGTATGTCGACATGTCGAGTGTGCTGTTGAGTGCTGAAACCAGCAATTGAATTATGGGTACACACGCAATATTATATGGCCAAGAACGGAGCACGAGGCCTCAAAGTTGTGAGATCTGTACCACTTGGAAACGGCTTGCATACTAAAGAAACCATACCGCAAGCAACATGAACGTCATTACCATCCAGAACTGGATCTAAAGAAGCTAAGGATGTGTTAAACTGTTGCTAGTACTCACCAGGCCCCTTTGGACGCCGTCAGGCTTGATGGCGATAAAGGTACGCTCCATCTGGGAATCACAGGTGAGGAGAGTGTAAGTAAGGATGACAAGATTGCATCACATTACAAGGGAGCCCACTCAATCACTCCCTCCCTCTGACTTACTATGCCATCGGCATGTCAATTAAACAGAGAAAAGGAAGGCATTAGTGGACCACACCAAACAAGATGTAATTAGGACAACTTGGGTGGTTGTAGATAGTAGCCAGCTTTTATTACTGTGATATGCAGAGAGAAGAGAAGTgggtagggatgaaaataaaACTGATGTGGAGGAAAATTTTACTCACGTGAAGAATAATTTTAAAGAGCTACttttaaaaagagaaaataaaaaatagctctAAGCATtattagatataaaaaattaagaacGAAATCTTTTAATAAGTATACTAGAGAAATAAGAGATAATGACCGAAGATAACCGCTCCATATGCCCTTAGTAAGAGGAGAGAAACCGGGCAGGGGAGGGTGGGTACCTCTGCAGCATGAGCCTCCTGGTCCTGCAGCATGTAAACTGACGATTGGAGAGGACATGGACATTGTCAGAAATGCAACAGGGATTCAGAGTGAGACAAATCGAGTCATCATCATATCAGATCAGACCAAAATTGTACTTTTGATTGCTAGTATTAGCAGAGTGATGGAGAATTTGActagggagggagggagggagatagTACGAACCAGCTGCGGGGACGGCGGCGAGCCATCCCCATCCATGGGCGTGGCGGTGGGATCCGCCGGCCTTGTGGTAGGAGTAGACGGTGGGGAGGGTCTTCCTGCCCAGATTGGTGAGCGTGGCGAGCGCAGCGTTCCGACCCTCTACAGGCACGGCACGAGACGCACATCAAaatcgattttttttctctccctagAACTGAAACCTCCACcgctggccggccggccgtcATGCATGCATTTCATAGGAAGGGGAAGCGAAGGGAACATGGATATACCAGCGGTGAgtacggaggaggaggaggagcgctgGGCCTGAGAGACGGCGGAGAGGAGGGACCTGGCGGCCTTGGAAGCGGACTGGTAGAGCTTGGAAGAGGAGCTCATGGCTGGAGGGTAGGGTTTCGTAACAGCGAGGAGGGATTGGATTTGGAATTAATGGGCAGGCAGGAGTGAGGAGTGGAGGGGAAGCTCCTTGTCGATGGTCCCTCATCCCTCGTCAGTGGCGGGAACAAAGCCGAGCGGAGCCACCTCTTTACCCTTTTGCCCCCACCCACACTGACACACGATGAGTTGCGTGGCGTGGCGTAGCGTAGCGAGGGGGCAACATGGTCACTCGGGGCGGACGGGACTGcttccaccacctcctcctcctcctcctccttcctcctcgcgTCTCAGTCTCAAACCAACCAACACTGACTAAACTAAACGGTTGAATTAATTAGACAGATCGGATCGCGAGAACAACGGATCAACAAAAGACACCTCTTCTCCTCCGCTACAGCCAGCCAGATCCCATCTTCTCGCATTGCACCTCCTCTAGTTTATTGACAAGCTGCTTTCAGATCATGGCACCCAACCCACGAATGCTCTTTCCCTTTCCCGTATTCTTCTCCTATGACTTCCCTGCGCACactcttcttttgtttcttcgtATATATCTTCAAGGCCTTGCACAACTCTTCTGTGCTCATTCCCTTGTTGTTTAGTTTGTCGGTAGCCTCACAGTTTTCATCCCTATCTTA
This genomic interval carries:
- the LOC133885073 gene encoding uncharacterized protein LOC133885073, with amino-acid sequence MYADAGFGFAAAHSWGQPPPLDFSFSSAHQPPPLPLPADACISMDDSYATAMPLIADAPEIAAAAHLGNMVQPSLVSEYDLGGEGDLFKAPEPIIEEPLLSLDPVAAAISMMSGSESAMDETIKAADIGTIQNDPLLSEVLYECEKELMEESAIEETISELLDVKIPMLQVEEIPRQAEEVLRQVKLPTMEKEKSSVPECSLQKSVSSGCLNSADWMNGPIRPNFLGFQGLDFEVAFGLRRAYSEGDIQNLGANTPRPANAANVQTSCDRLETISDLKTEERKQKLSRYRKKKIKRNFGRKIKYACRKALADSQPRVRGRFAKIEECDLLKPRK
- the LOC133885074 gene encoding nucleoside diphosphate kinase 3-like, with product MSSSSKLYQSASKAARSLLSAVSQAQRSSSSSVLTAEGRNAALATLTNLGRKTLPTVYSYHKAGGSHRHAHGWGWLAAVPAAVYMLQDQEAHAAEMERTFIAIKPDGVQRGLISEIVSRFERKGYKLVAIKLIVPSKEFAQKHYHDLKDRPFFNGLCDFLSSGPVLAMVWEGEGVIKYGRKLIGATDPQKSEPGTIRGDLAVVVGRNIIHGSDGPETAKDEIALWFEPKELVSYTSNTEKWIYGVN